A section of the Oryza sativa Japonica Group chromosome 1, ASM3414082v1 genome encodes:
- the LOC107276443 gene encoding polygalacturonase At1g48100, producing the protein MVHLVTYLGYFQQYDVEFERMPQVKPTALRFYGSFNVVVAGITIVNSSQCHLKFDSCQGVMVHDVTISSPENSLNTDGIHLQNSKDVSIHHTNLACGDDCVSIQTGCSNINIHNVNCGPGHGISIGGLGRDNTKACVSNVTVRDVNMFRTMTGVRIKTWQGGLGLVQDVRFSNIQVSEVQTPIIIDQFYCDERTCSNQTSAVAVSGVQYENIRGTFTIKPVHFACSDSSPCSGITLTGVQLRPVQISHYRLNNPFCWQAFGELYTPTVPPIACLHLGKPAGNNLQSYHDLC; encoded by the exons ATGGTTCATTTAGTCACTTACCTTGGATACTTCCAGCAGTACGATGTGGAGTTTGAAAGGATGCCACAAGTTAAACCTACA GCACTGAGATTCTATGGTAGTTTCAACGTTGTAGTAGCTGGTATCACTATTGTCAACAGCTCGCAGTGTCATCTCAAGTTTGACAGCTGTCAAGGAGTGATGGTCCATGACGTAACAATATCCTCCCCAGAAAACAGCCTCAACACTGATGGAATACACCTGCAGAACTCTAAAGATGTCAGCATTCATCATACCAACCTGGCTTGTG GTGATGACTGCGTCTCCATTCAAACAGGATGCAGCAATATAAATATACACAATGTGAATTGTGGACCTGGCCATGGAATCAGCATTGGAGGCCTAGGCCGGGACAACACAAAAGCATGTGTCTCCAATGTTACTGTAAGAGATGTCAACATGTTCAGAACCATGACTGGTGTCAGAATCAAGACCTGGCAG GGTGGCTTAGGCTTGGTTCAAGATGTACGGTTCTCGAACATCCAAGTCTCAGAAGTCCAAACACCAATCATCATAGACCAGTTTTACTGTGACGAAAGAACATGCTCAAATCAAACATCAGCAGTGGCAGTATCAGGCGTTCAGTATGAGAACATCAGAGGAACATTTACTATCAAGCCTGTTCATTTTGCATGCAGTGACAGCTCACCTTGTTCAGGGATAACTCTTACTGGAGTACAACTCAGGCCTGTCCAAATATCCCACTACCGCCTAAACAACCCTTTCTGCTGGCAAGCTTTTGGGGAGCTCTACACTCCAACAGTCCCTCCAATTGCTTGCTTGCACCTTGGAAAACCTGCTGGGAACAACTTACAGTCATATCACGACTTATGTTGA
- the LOC4326576 gene encoding peptide deformylase 1B, chloroplastic has protein sequence MAARLHLRLGPRLRGFASSFAPLLAAHPRALPLSRMGSVAPLAAARARRGFGSAVATAPPAEDEDFATAADLQFEPPLKVVKYPDPILRARNKRINTFDDNLRSLTDEMFDVMYKTDGIGLSAPQVGVNVQLMVFNPAGVKGEGEEIVLVNPVVYKMSKRLLVYEEGCLSFPGIYANVVRPDNVKIDAQDVTGAKIKVKLSGLSARVFQHEFDHLQGILFFDRMSLDVLESVREGLKDLEKKYEESTGLVSPESIENYKGRKDLISFSR, from the exons ATGGCCGCGCGCCTTCACCTCCGCCTCGGCCCCCGCCTCCGCGGGTTCGCGTCCTCCTTCGcccccctcctcgccgcgcacCCCAGAGCGCTGCCCCTCTCCCGCATGGGCTCGGTGGCGCCTCTCGCGGCGGCACGCGCCCGCCGCGGCTTCGgttccgccgtcgccaccgcgccgccggccgaggACGAGGACTTCGCCACAG CTGCTGACCTCCAGTTCGAGCCGCCGCTCAAGGTCGTGAAGTACCCCGACCCAATCCTACGGGCTCGCAACAAGCGCATCAACACCTTCGATGACAACCTCCGCAGCCTCACTGATGAGATGTTCGACGTTATGTACAA GACTGATGGAATTGGTCTCTCTGCACCACAAGTTGGGGTGAATGTACAGCTTATGGTATTTAATCCAGCTGGTGTgaagggagaaggagaggagattgTCCTTGTCAACCCGGTTGTATACAAAATGTCGAAGAGATTGTTAGTGTATGAGGAAGGCTGCTTATCATTCCCTGGGATATATGCCAATGTGGTG AGACCAGACAATGTCAAAATTGATGCTCAGGATGTTACAGGGGCAAAGATTAAAGTTAAATTGTCAGGTCTGTCTGCAAGAGTTTTCCAACATGAATTTGATCATTTACAG GGGATTCTTTTCTTTGACAGGATGTCTCTTGATGTTCTTGAGAGCGTGCGTGAGGGACTGAAG GACCTAGAGAAGAAATATGAGGAAAGTACAGGGCTAGTAAGCCCTGAAAGTATTGAGAACTACAAAGGAAGAAAGGATCTCATTAGTTTCTCAAGATGA